The Vitis vinifera cultivar Pinot Noir 40024 chromosome 8, ASM3070453v1 genome segment TCAtaacaaagaaaggaaaaaaattgttcaagGCAATTGACATCTAAGTGAAAGACAGAACAAGATATGAAAAAAGATTAGCAGCTTGTATTAAAATCATGTTATATATTTCATACCGATTCACAGCATCTGTAAAACGTCGAAGCTCATCCGGTGATCCATATATGTCATACATGTCATCTATGGCTGTTAATATGCATATGAATTTGGTGAGTCCTATCCTGCATTTGGAGAAGTGGGGCTCAGGAGCGATCCCCATTGACCACAAATAGTTCTCCATCAATCGATCCCGAGAAAAACTTAGCTTCTCCTTAAATCCCAAGTCCGTCCACCACCTAATGAATCAAGTCTCAAACATGTTAATATGACATGTCAACCTGCTGCCATGAAACAACTGGGGTTTTAATTGGTACAGTTTTACCTTGTTAGCTCCTTCAACTCCGTCTGATATGATGATTGCACTAGATTGTAGTCCAGCTTGGCTAGCTCAAGGAGAGCTGAGTTCTTCGTATTGCGCCTTTGGTAGATATCGATGAAGTTTCGGGCTTCTAGCCTTGGCATTCTCCAGTGTAAGGGAACTTCCAGGGACTGCTGCACTTGGTCAGCTAAATTACTCTCCAAATTCCCAACCAGTGACTTCAAATGTATAGTACTGAACCTCCTGGCTTCTTCCAAGTCATCTTCTCCCTCGACTCCAAGATGGGAAGCTTCATACAAACTCAAAGGCCCAGCAATATCCTGGCTGATGCCATCCATGAATCTCCCATCTTTACTTCTGAATTGATCAAACACCTCTGCTTTCGTAGTCACCAAGAGGCCAAATTGTTCAGGAACTTGCTTCTGACcataaaaacattatcaaacacATCTGCTAAAAGAACAAACCTGAGCTAACTGGATAGCCGTGTTGTCGTAGAAGTCTAAATCGGAGTGCAGTTGTGGAAAGATCATCGGTAGTGGTATCATCCAAATGAACAAGATCAATAGCCTCTTTGATCTCCTCCTCCAAATGGTAAGCCACTCCCAACCGTTGCATCGAATCAATGAACTCTAATCGGGAGGAAGTGTCTCTAGCGTCCTTAATTACCCTTTTAGCTTCTTCCTTCAAGTCCTCTAATTGGTTGGAATAGCCCTCATTCTGCAAAACAATTCAATAGTTCATAAGCAAACTTGGTTTATTATGTACATATATGCATACATATGTTACACTTACCGTATAGGGAGTGCTTAAGGACTCAATAAATTTGGGGTCCCAAATGCTAGGATGGTAATTAGCTGATCGCCTTTCGGTCACTTGTAACTCATCAATCTTCGAAGTGATTGTGAGGTTGGGCAATTCTGATCTCCCTTGCTTGATTCTCATTCTTGGGGATGCCATGGCAAAATTTTTACGACAATTGAGGGCACCATAGGCCAAGGGTGAGAGGGATTTGAGGGTTAGTTCCATTGCAGAGATCTAAGCTAAGTTTCAATCCTAAAGCGAAGAGAGGTAGTTGATTTGAATGTTCAAGCTCAAACACATcccacacatatatatatataccatccACAAGAAAACATACCCAGTGATGGGCCAGGGCGGCCCAACTACTCAGAATGCCGCACGATTTGGGACCTACATCAAACTTATGGTCCTGACATAATGGGCCATGGACCAATGTCCAACTGTGAATCATAATGGACCAAACCTTGGCCCATCCGATTAGTGCCTTATTTGTtaacttttatgattttttttctttcttttcaagtaaaatattaattttataattaaaaaaaaaatcttttctataaataacaagatctcaaaattttcaatcatcttGCTAGGGTTTGTTAAAAAAATGCTATCATAGTTTATAAGTTGGTTAGAATTTGCAATCAGAGGCTTGAAATGGGGGTTATCTTAGAAATCTCAACAATgcctcaaaaaagaaaacagcAGTGATGGAACTGCTCAACCAAAAATTAATCAAGGACCCCACCAACCCTGAATGGCTTGCATAGCTACAACAATGGCGGAGGATCTGCAAACTTTCTAGAGCATGTTTGGAAAGAGGGAAAATCTCTCCAAACATAAAAATTCCATTACAAGAAAAAGAACCCATAAATATAGGCTTGTGTCTGGAAAATACGGAGAGAGAGGTCGATAATATAAGCAAGTTCCCATCAAGGGGCCTACAATACGACACATCGGAAGAAAAAGTCAAGAAGTTTATGTGTGGAGGAAGTGGTGAAAAACAAGATAAAAAGACataaggaggaggaggagagagTATTTGTGTTTGTGTATGATGGAGGGACCACATTGATAATGCCAAGGAGCATTGTGCTATAATAGGGAAGTACCATGACCCACTTTTGAAGGGCAAGGGACTTATCCCATTTCCCATCTATTTCTCATCTATCTCTCTGACAAGTACCAATGAACAACAACTGcaaaaaacatgaaagaaatgGTAGGGCctgtctcattattattatttaattttgatttttttttaaatatagttttttttttaagattttgctttcaaaatttatttttttgaaacaaaaagaaaaactttttttgtttttatttatttttgtattttgtatttattatttgaagtataaaattgttttaaaaataaatttcaatttggtaaaaataataaagaaattattttaaaaattaatattcaaaatttattttcaaaaattttatcaaacaaattcCTTCCAATAAAGAAACCA includes the following:
- the LOC100253797 gene encoding myrcene synthase, chloroplastic-like (The RefSeq protein has 9 substitutions compared to this genomic sequence), which translates into the protein MELTLTSLSPLAYGALNCRKNFAMASPRMRIKQGRSELPNLTITSKIDELQVTERRSANYHPSIWDPKFIESLSTPYTNEGYSNQLEDLKEEAKRVIKDARDTSSRLEFIDSMQRLGVAYHLEEEIKEAIDLVHLDDTTTDDLSTTALRFRLLRQHGYPVSSEVFDQFRSKDGRFMDGISQDIAGPLSLYEASHLGVEGEDDLEEARRFSTIHLKSLVGNLESDLADQVQQSLEVPLHWRMPRLEARNFIDIYQRRNTKNSALLELAKLDYNLVQSSYQTELKELTRWWTDLGFKEKLSFSRDRLMENYLWSMGIAPEPHFSKSRIGLTKFICILTAIDDMYDIYGSPDELRRFTDAVNRWDTEALVDLPDYMKICYLAMFNFANEMAYDALRDHDLYILPYLKSQWLNLCTSYSMEAQWFYNGYKPSIDEYLSNAWTSVGGPAAMVHAYFLMGCATKGNLNNCLDNASNLLYWSSLITRLSDDLGTSLAEIARGDVAKSIQCYMIEKCISEEQARDQVEKLIRYSWKKLNEASTDSSLPKSLINSSLNMARSAQCIFQFGDGIGTSVGVTKDRLTSFIIKPILIEPSIKPYLDGMKMSNRR